In Paracoccus sp. TOH, a single window of DNA contains:
- a CDS encoding FGGY-family carbohydrate kinase, with amino-acid sequence MDQYLIGIDVGTGSARAGVFDRAGHLLATAKRPIEMHRERGVIAEQSSEQVWLAVCDSVRECVALAGIDPAGVAGIGFDATCSLVVRGAGQATLPVGDPAHPERDIIVWMDHRAVEQAERINAQGHDVLKYVGTRISPEMETPKLLWLRENRPEVYAAAAHFFDLTDFLTWKATGALERSACTVTCKWTYLAHEGRWDADYFRQIGLGDLADDGFARIGARVVDPGTPLGQGLTEAAAEAMGLRPGIAVAAGLIDAHAGGVGTVAAGGDATACLGYVFGTSSCTMTTTREPAFVPGVWGPYYSAMVPGMWLNEGGQSAAGAAIDQLVQLHPATAEATALAAAAGKPLPQWLADRALELAGSASAALRLADDLHVVPEFLGNRAPFADPHARAVIMGQGMETGPDSLVALYVAGICGLGYGLRQIIETQAQNGAPVETISVSGGAGTHPLTRQVLADATGLPVEVTECPEPVLLGSAMLGAVAAGLFPDLHSAMPAMSRIAARCAPDPASRARQDARHAAFLALQSTARQIRAAMAALPQN; translated from the coding sequence ATGGACCAGTATCTGATCGGCATCGACGTGGGCACCGGCTCGGCGCGGGCCGGGGTCTTCGACCGGGCCGGCCACCTGCTTGCCACCGCCAAGCGCCCCATCGAGATGCATCGCGAGCGCGGCGTGATCGCCGAGCAGTCGAGCGAGCAGGTCTGGCTTGCGGTCTGCGACTCGGTCCGGGAATGCGTGGCGCTGGCCGGGATCGACCCGGCCGGCGTCGCGGGCATCGGCTTCGATGCCACCTGTTCGCTGGTCGTGCGCGGGGCTGGGCAGGCGACGCTGCCGGTTGGCGACCCCGCCCATCCCGAACGCGACATCATCGTCTGGATGGACCACCGCGCCGTCGAGCAGGCCGAGCGCATCAATGCGCAAGGGCACGACGTGCTGAAATATGTCGGCACCCGCATCTCGCCCGAGATGGAGACGCCGAAGCTCTTGTGGCTGCGCGAGAACCGGCCCGAGGTCTATGCGGCGGCGGCGCATTTCTTCGACCTGACCGACTTCCTGACCTGGAAGGCGACCGGGGCGCTGGAGCGGTCCGCCTGCACCGTCACCTGCAAATGGACCTATCTGGCGCATGAGGGGCGCTGGGACGCGGATTATTTCCGCCAGATCGGCCTGGGCGACCTGGCCGATGACGGTTTCGCCCGCATCGGCGCCCGCGTCGTCGATCCCGGCACGCCGCTGGGTCAGGGGCTGACCGAGGCCGCGGCCGAGGCGATGGGGCTGCGCCCCGGCATCGCCGTGGCGGCGGGGCTGATCGACGCCCATGCCGGCGGCGTCGGCACGGTCGCGGCCGGGGGCGACGCCACGGCCTGCCTGGGCTATGTTTTCGGCACCTCCTCCTGCACCATGACCACCACGCGCGAGCCGGCCTTCGTGCCGGGCGTCTGGGGGCCGTATTATTCCGCCATGGTGCCCGGCATGTGGCTGAACGAGGGCGGGCAATCCGCCGCCGGCGCTGCCATCGACCAGCTGGTGCAGCTGCACCCCGCCACGGCCGAGGCGACGGCGCTGGCCGCGGCGGCGGGCAAGCCGCTGCCGCAATGGCTGGCCGACCGGGCGCTGGAACTGGCGGGCTCTGCCAGCGCCGCCCTGCGGCTGGCCGATGACCTGCATGTGGTGCCCGAGTTCCTGGGCAACCGCGCGCCCTTCGCCGATCCCCATGCCCGCGCCGTGATCATGGGGCAGGGGATGGAGACCGGGCCGGATTCGCTGGTCGCGCTTTATGTCGCGGGGATCTGCGGCCTTGGCTACGGGCTGCGACAGATCATCGAGACCCAGGCGCAGAACGGCGCTCCGGTCGAAACGATCAGCGTCAGCGGCGGCGCCGGCACGCATCCGCTGACCCGGCAAGTGCTGGCCGATGCCACCGGGCTGCCGGTCGAGGTCACGGAATGCCCCGAGCCGGTGCTGCTCGGCTCGGCCATGCTGGGTGCGGTGGCGGCCGGGCTGTTTCCCGACCTGCACAGCGCCATGCCCGCCATGTCGCGCATCGCCGCGCGCTGCGCCCCCGATCCCGCCAGCCGGGCGCGGCAGGACGCGCGTCACGCCGCCTTCCTGGCGCTGCAATCCACGGCGCGGCAGATCCGCGCCGCCATGGCGGCCTTGCCGCAAAACTGA
- a CDS encoding SDR family oxidoreductase has product MSESLDGKVAVITGAASGIGLATTERLLGRGATVVMVDWNAAALAELAARLGDKAIPQVTNLLDPESCNAMIPGILAKVDHIDILYCNAGTYIGGDLTESTPEAIDRMLNLNVNAVMKNVRAVVPHMIERKTGDIVVTCSIAGHFPTWWEPVYSGSKWAITSFVQGMRRQMIPHGVRVMQVSPGPVVSALLADWPEENLRKAKESGSLIDPEEVADAVEYMLTRKRTVTIRDMLVLPTNFDRV; this is encoded by the coding sequence ATGTCTGAATCGCTGGACGGCAAGGTCGCCGTCATCACCGGCGCGGCCTCGGGGATCGGGCTTGCCACCACCGAGCGGCTGCTCGGGCGCGGCGCCACCGTGGTCATGGTGGACTGGAACGCGGCGGCGCTGGCCGAGCTGGCCGCCCGGCTGGGCGACAAGGCGATCCCGCAGGTGACGAACCTGCTCGACCCCGAAAGCTGCAACGCCATGATCCCCGGGATCCTGGCCAAGGTCGATCACATCGACATTCTCTACTGCAACGCCGGCACCTATATCGGCGGCGACCTGACCGAGTCGACGCCCGAGGCCATCGACCGGATGCTGAACCTCAACGTCAACGCGGTGATGAAGAACGTCCGCGCGGTCGTTCCGCACATGATCGAACGCAAAACCGGCGACATCGTCGTCACCTGTTCCATCGCCGGCCATTTCCCGACCTGGTGGGAACCGGTCTATTCCGGCTCGAAATGGGCGATTACCAGCTTCGTGCAGGGCATGCGCCGGCAGATGATCCCGCATGGCGTGCGGGTCATGCAGGTCTCGCCCGGCCCGGTGGTCTCGGCGCTGCTGGCCGACTGGCCCGAGGAGAACCTGCGCAAGGCCAAGGAATCCGGCAGCCTGATCGACCCGGAAGAGGTGGCGGACGCGGTCGAATACATGCTGACCCGCAAGCGCACCGTCACCATCCGCGACATGCTGGTGCTGCCCACCAATTTCGACCGCGTCTGA
- a CDS encoding ribose ABC transporter permease, giving the protein MSHDANTGAAGKTGGFSFGRLLQSPLALPLIGLIVVSCLMGLASDNFFSLGNIMNVLRQVSIVGILAVGMTFVILTGGIDLSVGAVMALVGTLSAGLMVNMGWPAPAALLVGLLVGLGIGLANGVLVAWGRMPAIIVTLATMGMARGLGLIYSGGYPISGIPSWISWFGVGRVGVVPVPVIAMVVIYALAWVLLQRTAFGRHVYALGGNETAARLSGVKTQRVKLAVYGISGLTSACAAVILTGRLMSGQPNAGVGFELDAIAAVVLGGTAIAGGRGLILGTLIGAVLLGILNNGLNLMGINPYLQDVIKGAIILLAIYIGREWR; this is encoded by the coding sequence ATGTCGCATGACGCAAACACCGGCGCGGCCGGGAAAACCGGCGGCTTTTCGTTTGGCCGCCTGCTGCAGTCGCCGCTGGCGCTGCCGCTGATCGGGCTGATCGTCGTATCCTGCCTGATGGGGTTGGCCAGCGACAATTTCTTCAGCCTGGGCAACATCATGAACGTGCTGCGCCAGGTTTCCATCGTCGGCATCCTGGCGGTCGGCATGACCTTTGTCATCCTGACCGGCGGCATCGACCTGTCGGTCGGCGCGGTGATGGCGCTGGTCGGCACGCTGAGCGCCGGGCTGATGGTCAATATGGGCTGGCCCGCGCCGGCCGCGCTGCTGGTCGGGCTGCTGGTCGGCCTGGGCATCGGGCTGGCGAACGGCGTTCTGGTCGCCTGGGGCCGGATGCCGGCCATCATCGTCACGCTGGCCACCATGGGCATGGCGCGCGGCCTGGGCCTGATCTATTCCGGCGGCTATCCGATCAGCGGCATTCCCAGCTGGATTTCCTGGTTCGGGGTCGGCCGCGTCGGCGTGGTCCCGGTGCCGGTCATCGCCATGGTGGTGATCTATGCCCTGGCCTGGGTGCTTTTGCAGCGCACCGCCTTCGGCCGCCATGTCTATGCGCTGGGCGGCAACGAGACGGCGGCGCGGCTTTCGGGGGTCAAGACCCAGCGCGTCAAGCTGGCGGTCTATGGCATTTCGGGCCTGACCTCGGCCTGTGCGGCGGTGATCCTGACCGGGCGGCTGATGAGCGGCCAGCCCAATGCCGGCGTGGGCTTCGAACTGGACGCCATCGCCGCCGTGGTGCTGGGCGGCACCGCCATCGCCGGCGGGCGCGGGCTGATCCTGGGCACGCTGATCGGCGCGGTGCTGCTGGGCATCCTGAACAACGGCCTGAACCTGATGGGCATCAACCCCTATCTGCAGGACGTGATCAAGGGCGCGATCATCCTGCTGGCCATCTATATCGGGCGCGAATGGCGCTGA
- a CDS encoding sugar ABC transporter ATP-binding protein yields the protein MLELNGIRKSFGKIEVLHGVDMEVRAGEVHALLGENGAGKSTLMKILCGIIQPSKGTIRIEGTERHFADYDQAIAAGIGIVFQEFSLIPYLDAVENMFLAREMRGPLGMLDRRAMRKRAAEIMRQLAVDVPLDVPVHRLSVAEQQFVEIAKALSLNARILVLDEPTATLTPSEVEHLFKVMRELRRQGVAIIFISHHLEEIFEICDRITVLRDGEFIGSCAVSEVDNDRLVEMMVGRRIEQNFPPKPAAAAAAAPVVEVEEVQLKKGGPVSRFALRKGEILGFAGLVGSGRTETVLAMLGAYPAQRCKLKVDGIEKRFRGPDEGLAHGIGLLPESRKEQGLITSFSILQNVSLNNYGKYRKNHWFIDLKKELAATETAMAQVRVKAQGPHARVDTLSGGNQQKVVIARWLNHDMQVLIFDEPTRGIDVGAKAEIYALMRAFTEKGGAIIMISSELPEVIGMSDRVCVFRSGGIVATVEGAEIDSETIMTHATTGRVDHVA from the coding sequence ATGCTGGAACTGAACGGAATCCGAAAAAGCTTCGGCAAGATCGAGGTCCTGCACGGCGTCGACATGGAGGTCCGCGCCGGCGAGGTCCATGCGCTGCTGGGCGAGAACGGCGCCGGCAAGTCCACGCTGATGAAGATCCTTTGCGGCATCATCCAGCCCAGCAAGGGCACGATCCGCATCGAGGGGACCGAGCGCCATTTCGCCGATTACGACCAGGCCATCGCCGCCGGCATCGGCATCGTGTTCCAGGAATTCAGCCTGATCCCCTATCTGGACGCGGTCGAGAACATGTTCCTGGCGCGCGAGATGCGCGGGCCGCTGGGGATGCTGGACCGCAGGGCGATGCGCAAGCGCGCCGCCGAGATCATGCGCCAGCTGGCCGTCGACGTACCGCTGGACGTGCCGGTGCACCGCCTGTCGGTGGCCGAGCAGCAATTCGTCGAGATCGCCAAGGCCCTGTCGCTGAACGCCCGCATCCTGGTCTTGGACGAGCCGACCGCGACCCTGACCCCCTCCGAGGTCGAGCACCTGTTCAAGGTCATGCGCGAATTGCGCCGGCAGGGCGTGGCGATCATCTTCATTTCGCATCACCTCGAGGAAATCTTCGAGATCTGCGACCGCATCACCGTGCTGCGCGACGGTGAATTCATCGGCTCCTGCGCGGTTTCCGAGGTCGACAACGACCGGCTGGTCGAGATGATGGTCGGCCGCCGCATCGAGCAGAACTTCCCGCCCAAGCCTGCCGCCGCCGCGGCCGCCGCCCCGGTGGTCGAGGTCGAGGAGGTGCAGTTGAAGAAGGGCGGCCCCGTCTCGCGCTTCGCCCTGCGCAAGGGCGAGATCCTGGGCTTTGCCGGGTTGGTCGGCTCGGGCCGCACCGAAACCGTGCTGGCGATGCTGGGGGCATATCCGGCCCAACGCTGCAAGCTGAAGGTGGACGGGATCGAGAAACGCTTCCGCGGCCCGGACGAGGGGCTGGCGCATGGCATCGGCCTGCTGCCGGAAAGCCGCAAGGAGCAGGGGCTGATCACCAGCTTCTCGATCCTGCAGAACGTCTCGCTGAACAATTACGGCAAGTATCGCAAGAACCACTGGTTCATCGACCTGAAGAAGGAACTGGCCGCGACCGAGACCGCCATGGCGCAGGTCCGCGTCAAGGCGCAGGGCCCGCACGCCCGCGTCGACACGCTGTCGGGCGGCAACCAGCAAAAGGTCGTCATCGCCCGCTGGCTGAACCACGACATGCAGGTGCTGATCTTCGACGAGCCGACGCGCGGCATCGACGTCGGCGCCAAGGCGGAAATCTATGCGCTGATGCGCGCCTTCACCGAGAAGGGCGGCGCCATCATCATGATCTCGTCCGAACTGCCCGAGGTGATCGGCATGTCCGACCGGGTCTGCGTGTTCCGCTCGGGCGGGATCGTGGCCACGGTCGAGGGCGCCGAGATCGATTCCGAAACCATCATGACCCATGCCACGACCGGGAGAGTTGACCATGTCGCATGA
- a CDS encoding ABC transporter substrate-binding protein yields the protein MKSKLLTASAALALVAAPALAQDKLKIGMTFQELNNPYFVSMQEALNEAAASLGAEVVVTDAGHDVAKQISDVEDMLQQNIDILLLNPTDSAGIEAAVHAAKAAGVIVVAVDANANGPVDTFVGSKNRDAGYMSCKYLGEALGGKGEVAILDGIPVVPILQRVEGCKAALEEFPEIQLVDTQNGRQDRSVALGVVENMIQSKPNLAGIFSVNDGGAMGALAAIQGSGKDIKLTSVDGAPEAVKAIADGGPFIETTAQFPRDQVRVGLAMALAQKWGARVVPKEVPIDVMVVDAKNAAEFSW from the coding sequence ATGAAATCGAAACTGCTCACCGCATCGGCCGCGCTGGCGCTCGTGGCGGCTCCGGCGCTGGCCCAGGACAAGCTGAAGATCGGCATGACCTTCCAGGAGCTGAACAACCCCTATTTCGTGTCCATGCAAGAGGCGCTGAACGAGGCCGCCGCCAGCCTGGGCGCCGAGGTGGTCGTGACCGATGCCGGCCATGACGTCGCCAAGCAGATCTCGGATGTCGAGGACATGCTGCAGCAAAACATCGACATCCTGCTTTTGAACCCCACCGACAGCGCCGGGATCGAGGCCGCCGTGCACGCCGCCAAGGCCGCCGGCGTCATCGTGGTCGCGGTCGATGCGAACGCGAACGGCCCGGTCGACACCTTCGTCGGCTCGAAGAACCGCGACGCGGGCTATATGTCCTGCAAGTATCTGGGCGAGGCCCTGGGCGGCAAGGGCGAGGTGGCGATCCTTGACGGCATCCCGGTCGTGCCGATCCTGCAGCGGGTCGAAGGCTGCAAGGCCGCGCTGGAGGAATTTCCCGAGATCCAGTTGGTCGACACCCAGAACGGCCGGCAGGACCGTTCGGTCGCCTTGGGCGTGGTCGAGAACATGATCCAGTCCAAGCCGAATCTGGCCGGCATCTTCTCGGTCAACGACGGCGGCGCCATGGGCGCGCTGGCGGCGATCCAGGGCTCGGGCAAGGACATCAAGCTGACCTCGGTCGATGGCGCGCCCGAGGCGGTCAAGGCCATCGCCGACGGCGGCCCGTTCATCGAGACCACGGCGCAATTCCCCCGCGACCAGGTCCGGGTCGGCCTGGCCATGGCGCTGGCGCAGAAATGGGGCGCCCGCGTGGTGCCGAAGGAAGTGCCGATCGACGTCATGGTCGTGGACGCCAAGAACGCTGCCGAGTTCAGCTGGTAA
- a CDS encoding AraC family transcriptional regulator — MQPDLELVHIRKGESFAAWMHGYPFRTVRWHYHPEYEIHLVVATSGTFYVGDHVGSFRPGQLIMTGPNLPQNWISDIPPGEIVPLRSLVIQFPEPFIEDACAAMPEMAALRPLLERSRRGLLFGDETSARIRPLVERLIESQGIRRLALFWEILDILANASEYEVLASLSFELDLTRTHDGGINRALAYLREHLTEQVEEGELAEMVGQSQSAFSRAFKRHTGTTLVRYRNQLRVDLACQMLLTDPDIKVAEICYEVGFSNLSNFNRHFLKLKGMSPSQFRATFAAQKALVMAD; from the coding sequence ATGCAACCCGATCTGGAACTGGTCCACATCCGCAAGGGCGAATCCTTCGCCGCGTGGATGCATGGCTATCCGTTCCGCACGGTGCGCTGGCATTATCATCCCGAATACGAGATCCATCTGGTCGTCGCCACTTCGGGCACCTTCTATGTCGGCGATCATGTCGGCAGCTTCCGGCCCGGCCAGCTGATCATGACCGGCCCGAACCTGCCGCAGAACTGGATCAGCGATATCCCGCCGGGCGAGATCGTGCCGCTGCGCTCGCTGGTGATCCAGTTCCCCGAACCCTTCATCGAGGATGCCTGCGCCGCCATGCCCGAGATGGCGGCGCTGCGCCCGCTTCTGGAGCGCTCGCGCCGCGGCCTGCTTTTCGGCGACGAGACCAGCGCCCGCATCCGCCCGCTGGTCGAGCGGCTGATCGAGTCGCAGGGTATCCGCCGCCTGGCGCTGTTCTGGGAGATCCTGGACATCCTGGCCAACGCCTCGGAATACGAGGTGCTGGCCAGCCTGAGCTTCGAGCTTGACCTGACCCGCACCCATGACGGCGGCATCAACCGCGCGCTGGCCTATCTGCGCGAGCACCTGACCGAGCAGGTCGAGGAGGGCGAGCTGGCCGAGATGGTCGGGCAAAGCCAAAGCGCCTTTTCGCGCGCCTTCAAGCGCCATACCGGCACGACGCTGGTGCGCTATCGCAATCAGCTGCGCGTCGATCTGGCCTGCCAGATGCTGCTGACCGATCCCGACATCAAGGTGGCCGAGATCTGCTACGAGGTCGGTTTCTCGAACCTGTCGAACTTCAACCGGCATTTCCTGAAGCTCAAGGGAATGTCCCCCTCGCAATTCCGCGCGACATTCGCGGCGCAAAAGGCGCTGGTCATGGCGGACTGA
- the xylB gene encoding xylulokinase produces the protein MYLGIDLGTSGIKAMLVDETFATVGVAHAGLSVSRPHPGWSEQAPADWIAGCEAAIGQLAREHPAAMARLQAIGLSGHMHGATLLDASDRVLRPCILWNDGRSGPQCAELTARADFHGIAGNLVMAGFTAPKLLWVAQNEPAIFERTVKVLLPKDYLRLWLTGEHVAEMSDAAGTLWLDVGKRDWSDALLAATGLTRAQMPGLVEGSDVSGHLRAELAERWGIPRVPVAGGGGDNAATACGMGVMTPGTGFLSLGTSGVLFAATETYAPNTGDAVHTFCHAVPNTWHQMGVILSATDSMTWLSEITGKTVPELAALVGDVTAPSPVLFLPYLSGERTPLNDPEATGAFLGLRRATGLADLAQAAMEGVAMAFTDCVHALRKAGTPIEAAYAVGGGARSRDWLRIMASATGLTLLEPEDGDFGAAFGAAKLAAACATGDTSERVFAKPAIRAEVVPDAGLAAAYAEKYERYHTAYPRLRDLTGPAAQ, from the coding sequence ATGTATCTGGGGATCGACCTTGGCACCTCGGGCATCAAGGCGATGCTGGTGGACGAGACCTTCGCGACCGTCGGCGTCGCCCATGCGGGGCTGAGCGTCAGCCGGCCGCATCCCGGCTGGTCCGAGCAGGCGCCCGCTGACTGGATCGCCGGCTGCGAAGCCGCCATCGGCCAGCTCGCGCGCGAACATCCGGCCGCGATGGCGCGGCTTCAGGCCATCGGCCTGTCCGGGCACATGCACGGCGCGACGTTGCTCGACGCTTCGGACCGGGTGCTGCGGCCCTGCATCCTGTGGAACGACGGCCGCTCGGGTCCGCAATGCGCGGAACTGACGGCGCGGGCCGATTTTCACGGCATCGCCGGCAATCTGGTCATGGCGGGCTTCACCGCGCCCAAGCTGCTGTGGGTCGCCCAGAACGAGCCCGCGATCTTCGAGCGGACCGTCAAGGTGCTGCTGCCCAAGGATTACCTGCGGCTGTGGCTGACCGGCGAGCATGTGGCCGAGATGTCGGACGCGGCGGGCACGCTGTGGCTGGACGTGGGCAAGCGCGACTGGTCGGATGCGTTGCTGGCCGCGACCGGGCTGACGCGCGCCCAGATGCCCGGGCTGGTCGAGGGCAGCGATGTCTCCGGTCATCTACGCGCCGAACTGGCCGAGCGCTGGGGCATCCCGCGGGTGCCGGTGGCGGGCGGTGGCGGCGACAATGCCGCGACCGCCTGCGGCATGGGGGTGATGACGCCCGGCACCGGCTTTCTGTCTCTGGGCACCTCGGGCGTGCTGTTTGCCGCGACCGAGACTTACGCGCCGAATACCGGCGATGCGGTGCATACCTTCTGCCATGCCGTGCCGAACACCTGGCACCAGATGGGGGTGATCCTGTCGGCGACCGACAGCATGACCTGGTTGTCCGAGATCACCGGCAAGACGGTGCCGGAACTCGCCGCGCTGGTGGGCGACGTGACCGCACCCTCGCCGGTGCTGTTCCTGCCCTATCTCTCGGGCGAGCGCACGCCGCTGAACGATCCCGAGGCCACCGGCGCCTTCCTGGGCCTGCGCCGCGCCACCGGGCTGGCCGATCTGGCGCAGGCGGCCATGGAAGGCGTGGCCATGGCCTTCACCGATTGCGTCCATGCGCTACGCAAGGCCGGCACGCCCATCGAGGCCGCCTATGCGGTGGGCGGCGGCGCGCGGTCGCGGGACTGGCTGCGAATCATGGCCTCGGCCACCGGCCTGACGCTGCTGGAGCCCGAGGACGGCGATTTTGGCGCGGCCTTCGGCGCCGCCAAGCTGGCGGCGGCATGCGCGACGGGCGATACTTCCGAACGCGTCTTTGCCAAGCCGGCCATTCGCGCCGAAGTTGTGCCTGATGCCGGATTGGCCGCAGCCTATGCGGAAAAGTATGAGCGCTATCACACCGCTTATCCGCGGTTGCGGGATTTGACCGGACCTGCCGCGCAATAG
- a CDS encoding NAD(P)-dependent alcohol dehydrogenase, producing MKALVLEEKGKLTLRDFDIPATLGPRDVRIRTHTVGICGSDVHYYTHGKIGHFVVREPMVLGHEASGTVIEAGAEVTHLQPGDRVCMEPGIPDPTSRAAKLGIYNVDPAVTFWATPPVHGCLTPEVIHPAAFTYKLPERVSFAEGAMVEPFAIGMQAALRARIQPGDIAVVTGAGPIGMMVALAALAGGCAKVIVADLAQPKLDIIGAYDGIETVNIRHRPLAQAVAEATDGWGADLVFECSGAAPAILSMHQLARPGGAIVLVGMPVDPVPVDIVGLQAKELRVETVFRYANVYDRAIALIASGKVDLKPLISASIPFADSIAGFDRAVEARETDVKLQIVMPE from the coding sequence ATGAAGGCATTGGTGCTGGAAGAAAAGGGCAAGCTGACGCTGCGGGATTTCGACATCCCTGCCACGCTGGGGCCCAGGGACGTGCGGATCCGGACGCATACGGTCGGCATCTGCGGCTCGGACGTGCATTATTATACCCATGGCAAGATCGGGCATTTCGTGGTCCGCGAGCCGATGGTGCTGGGGCACGAGGCATCCGGCACGGTGATCGAGGCGGGGGCCGAGGTCACGCATCTGCAGCCCGGCGACCGGGTCTGCATGGAGCCGGGGATTCCGGACCCGACCTCGCGCGCCGCCAAGCTGGGGATCTACAATGTCGATCCCGCCGTGACCTTCTGGGCGACGCCGCCGGTGCATGGCTGCCTGACGCCCGAGGTGATCCACCCCGCCGCCTTCACCTACAAGCTGCCCGAGCGTGTCAGCTTTGCCGAGGGCGCGATGGTCGAGCCCTTTGCCATCGGCATGCAGGCGGCCTTGCGGGCCCGCATCCAGCCCGGCGACATCGCTGTCGTCACCGGCGCCGGCCCGATCGGCATGATGGTGGCACTGGCGGCGCTGGCCGGCGGTTGCGCCAAGGTGATCGTCGCCGATCTTGCCCAGCCCAAGCTGGACATCATCGGCGCCTATGACGGCATCGAGACCGTCAACATCCGCCACCGCCCGCTGGCTCAGGCGGTGGCCGAGGCGACCGACGGCTGGGGCGCCGACCTGGTCTTTGAATGCTCGGGCGCCGCGCCGGCGATCCTGTCGATGCACCAGCTTGCGCGGCCGGGTGGCGCCATCGTGCTGGTCGGCATGCCGGTCGATCCGGTGCCGGTCGACATCGTCGGGCTGCAGGCCAAGGAACTGCGGGTCGAGACGGTATTCCGCTATGCCAATGTCTATGACCGGGCCATCGCGCTGATCGCCTCGGGCAAGGTGGACCTGAAGCCGCTGATCTCGGCCTCGATCCCCTTCGCGGACAGCATCGCCGGCTTCGACCGTGCCGTCGAGGCGCGCGAGACCGATGTGAAGCTGCAGATCGTCATGCCGGAGTGA
- a CDS encoding GatB/YqeY domain-containing protein has product MGLRERILADTKDAMKAKETARLSTLRLISAAIKDREIAARTESGDEAGLSEADLTAILSKMVKQRQESARAYEEGGRLELAEREQDEIRVIQSYLPRQLDEAETRAAIDKAIADLGAESIRDMGRVMAELRSRHAGQMDFGAVGPVVKDRLMK; this is encoded by the coding sequence ATGGGACTGCGCGAGCGTATTCTGGCCGACACCAAGGACGCGATGAAAGCCAAGGAGACGGCGCGGCTCTCGACGCTGCGGCTGATCTCGGCCGCCATCAAGGACCGCGAGATCGCCGCCCGCACCGAAAGCGGCGACGAGGCCGGGCTGAGCGAGGCCGACCTGACCGCCATCCTGTCCAAAATGGTCAAGCAGCGCCAGGAATCGGCCAGGGCCTATGAAGAGGGCGGCCGGCTGGAGCTGGCCGAGCGCGAGCAGGACGAGATCAGGGTGATCCAATCCTATCTGCCGCGCCAGCTGGACGAGGCGGAGACCCGCGCCGCCATCGACAAGGCCATCGCCGATCTGGGCGCCGAGTCGATCCGCGACATGGGCCGGGTCATGGCCGAGCTGCGCAGCCGCCATGCCGGGCAGATGGATTTCGGCGCCGTCGGCCCGGTGGTCAAGGACCGGCTGATGAAGTGA